A stretch of DNA from Amylolactobacillus amylophilus DSM 20533 = JCM 1125:
GTATGTCGCGACCGGGAGAACCAGGTGATAATAGTTCAATTGAGAGCTTCTGGAGCCACATGAAAGAAGAGTACTTTAGGTTCTACACTTCAAATACAAAGCAAGAATTGATAGACAACATAGCGGAATTTATGAGCTGGTATAACAATGAACGCCGACAAAGCACACTAAAAGGCATGACTCCGAAAGAATTTCGAAATCATGCCTCAAAAAATATTGCCTGATTTTAATTATTTATCTGTCCACTTGACACGGAGTAGCTCCAACATAGCTATTTTCTTCGAGGTAGCAAAAGAAACAAAATAGAAATATTGCTCTACTTGAGGATGTTGTAAGTAAATTAATGCAGAAGATTACGTTACCCAAACAAAATAAAGATCATCCGCTGGGTGGTGATTATACCTGTTTCTAGCGAGAATTGGATCGCATTGTGAATTGTTTTGAAAAAAACTATGTCCTCGTAAAGCGGGACATGGTTTTAATTTGTATTATTTTAGCTGCGCAATATTTTCTTTAATTGAGCCAGCGAAGACGTATGAACCGGCGACTAGGACGTTTGCACCAGATTTTTTGCACTGACTACCCGTCTTATCGTTGATACCACCATCAACCTCGATATCGTAGCCATAATAGTTCTGGGCCTTTAATTCGGTGACTTCCTGGACCTTCTCGAGCATATCGGGAATGAATTTTTGTCCGCCAAAGCCAGGGGTGACGGTCATAATTAAAACCTGATCGGCGAGCGGGAGCAGGTCACGGTAAGCGGCGATCGCTACGCTTGGGTCAAACGCGATTCCGGCTTTCTTGCCTTGCTCATGGATATGCTCAATTAAGCGATAAGCATGCCGGGTCGTCTCGGGATGGAAGGTGATAATATCGGCGCCTGCCTCCATCAATGAGTCGATAATCGCCTCTGGTTGCTCCGCCATCACGTGGCAGTCCAGGGTGAGGTCTGTATGCGGGCGTAAATCTTTGACGTACTTTGGTCCGAAGTTGATATTGCTAACGTAATGGCCGTCCATAACGTCAACGTGGAGATAGTTCGCACCAGCAGATTTAATTTCTTGCAGCTGTTTTTCGAGTTGAAAGGTATCAGAACTTAGTAGGGAAGGTGCAATGATTGTCATAATTATTCCTCCTGATGAAAAAAGAGAGCGATTGGCCTGTAGACAAGCTT
This window harbors:
- a CDS encoding IS3 family transposase, translated to MVDDTETAKLVTETFKLAIENEYGAVPEILHSDRGSGYVSGLFNTTLSAEGVLHSMSRPGEPGDNSSIESFWSHMKEEYFRFYTSNTKQELIDNIAEFMSWYNNERRQSTLKGMTPKEFRNHASKNIA
- the rpe gene encoding ribulose-phosphate 3-epimerase, with the protein product MTIIAPSLLSSDTFQLEKQLQEIKSAGANYLHVDVMDGHYVSNINFGPKYVKDLRPHTDLTLDCHVMAEQPEAIIDSLMEAGADIITFHPETTRHAYRLIEHIHEQGKKAGIAFDPSVAIAAYRDLLPLADQVLIMTVTPGFGGQKFIPDMLEKVQEVTELKAQNYYGYDIEVDGGINDKTGSQCKKSGANVLVAGSYVFAGSIKENIAQLK